The Streptomyces sp. NBC_00569 genomic sequence TGATGACCCCGCCCAGCAGACCGCCGTGCAGCGGCGACCAGGGGATGACCCCGAGGCCGTACTCCTGCGCGGCCGGGATGACCTCCATCTCGGCGCGGCGCTCCGCGAGGTTGTAGAGGCACTGCTCGCTGACGAGACCGAGGGTGCCGCGCGCGGCCGCCTTCTCGTTGGCCTGGGCGATCTTGTAGCCGGGGAAGTTCGACGATCCGGCGTACAGGATCTTGCCCTGCTGGATCAGGACGTCGACGGCCTGCCAGATCTCCTCGAAGGGGGTCTCGCGGTCGACGTGGTGGAACTGGTAGATGTCGATGTAGTCCGTCCCCAGCCGCTTGAGACTGGCCTCGACGGCGCGGCGGATGTTGACCGCGGAGAGCTTGTCGTGGTTGGGCCAGGGCGAATCGGTGCCCGCGCCGCCCATGTTGCCGTAGACCTTCGTGGCCAGGACCGTCTTGTCCCGCCGGTCGCCGCCCTGGGCGAACCAGCTGCCGATGATCTCCTCGGTACGGCCCTTGTTCTCGCCCCAGCCGTAGACGTTGGCGGTGTCGAAGTAGTTGATCCCCGAGGCCAGCGCCGTGTCCATGATGGCGTGGCTGTCGGCCTCGTCGGTCTGCGGACCGAAGTTCATCGTGCCGAGAACGAGCCGGCTGACCTTGAGACCTGTGCGTCCGAGCTGCGTGTACTTCATGAGTCCCCAGCCAACGGCGTGGAGTGGACTCTAGGCAAGGCCCCCGGGCCGGGCGTTCACCGGACCCCACGCCTGCCGCATCGCCCGCGCGAACGTGTCCGCGAGCTTGCGCTCACCGCTCGCGTTCGGGTGCGTGCCGTCGTACGTGTCCACGTGGATGTCGTACGACTCCGGCACCGACGCGAGGAGCAGGGGAGAACGGCCCGAGTCGAGGTCGGCGACCGCCTTCGCGAGGAGCATGTTGAAGTGCGCGACCTCCGCGGCGAACGGCGCGTCCGTCTCGGCGCGCACGTTCGGGATGACCGGCAGCAGGACCATCCGCACCCGAGGGTTCGCGGCGCGGGCGCCGGCGACGAAGCGGCGCACGTTCTGCGCGGTCTGCTCCGCGTTCGTGTAGAAGCCGAGATCTATCAGGCCGAGCGAGATGAGCAGGACGTCGGTGCGGGCGAGCGCGACCGCCTCCTCGATGACGGGAGCCATGTGCAGCCAGCCCTCGCCCCAGCCCGCGAGGTGGGCGCGCGGGAACGCGGGGTTCGCGTCCGCGTAGTCGTGCGACACCGCGGCGTTCGCCGTCTTGTCGTAGAGCGCCTCGCGCGGCCCGGCGATCTCGAACGCGCCGTCGCCGTACGTGGCCCGCAGATGCTGCCACATCCGGTAACGCCAGGTGAGTTCGCCCGCGCTGCCTATCGTCATGGAGTCACCGACGAATGTGAACCTGAGCATCCGCTCATCATCGCGGATCACGGGCGGGCGGAGTGTGTGACGCTGAGCACGCCCTGGCAAGCTGGGGGCATGCGTTCGTTTCTGGGTGCGGCCGGAGCCGCCGTCGTTCTCGCGTTCGGTGCCACCGCCCCCGCAGTGGCGGACGACCCCGGCAGCGACGGGTTCACCATCAAGGACCCCCGCATCACCGAGTCCAGCGGCCTCGCCGCCTCCCGGATCCACCCGGGCATCTACTGGACCCACAACGACAGCAGCGACGGCGCGTACCTGTACGCGATCGA encodes the following:
- a CDS encoding aldo/keto reductase; this encodes MKYTQLGRTGLKVSRLVLGTMNFGPQTDEADSHAIMDTALASGINYFDTANVYGWGENKGRTEEIIGSWFAQGGDRRDKTVLATKVYGNMGGAGTDSPWPNHDKLSAVNIRRAVEASLKRLGTDYIDIYQFHHVDRETPFEEIWQAVDVLIQQGKILYAGSSNFPGYKIAQANEKAAARGTLGLVSEQCLYNLAERRAEMEVIPAAQEYGLGVIPWSPLHGGLLGGVIKKEVEGGRRASGRAADALANPETRAQLQAYEDLLDKHGLAPGEAALAWLLTRPGVTGPIVGPRTSEQLDSALRAVELELSEEVLTGLDEIFPGPGPSPEAFAW
- a CDS encoding GDSL-type esterase/lipase family protein, which translates into the protein MLRFTFVGDSMTIGSAGELTWRYRMWQHLRATYGDGAFEIAGPREALYDKTANAAVSHDYADANPAFPRAHLAGWGEGWLHMAPVIEEAVALARTDVLLISLGLIDLGFYTNAEQTAQNVRRFVAGARAANPRVRMVLLPVIPNVRAETDAPFAAEVAHFNMLLAKAVADLDSGRSPLLLASVPESYDIHVDTYDGTHPNASGERKLADTFARAMRQAWGPVNARPGGLA